Within the Nocardioides humi genome, the region CCGAGGAGCAGGCCCGGGCCACGCCGTGTCGCAGCGAGCTGTCGATCGGCGGCCTGCTCAAGCACACCCTCCACGGGATGCGAGGGGCGCTGGGGCGCCTGCGCGGCGAGGCGGCGGCGCACGACACCAGCGAGGCCGGCGTGGCGGACTACCTGGCGCAGTTCCGGCTCGCCGAGGACGAGACGACGGTCGAGGTCCTCGCCGCCTGGGATGCGGCCCGCGCCAACCTGCTCGCCGCGCTGGCCGACGCCGATCCCGGCGCCGAGGTGCTGGCGCCGGCCGAGCCCTGGCACGGCCGGTTCGAGCCGCAGCCGATCCACCTGCGCTTCTACCTGCTGCACCAGGTGGAGGAGTTCGCCCGCCACGCGGGCCACGCCGACATCATCCGCGAGCAGCTCGACGGGGTCGCCGTCCCGGCGCTGGTGCTCACCGTCGAGGGCGCTCCGGCCAACCCGTTCTTCACGCCGTACGA harbors:
- a CDS encoding DUF664 domain-containing protein, with protein sequence MYAPALDDEITSLTRYIDQQLDAIRAAAYGLTEEQARATPCRSELSIGGLLKHTLHGMRGALGRLRGEAAAHDTSEAGVADYLAQFRLAEDETTVEVLAAWDAARANLLAALADADPGAEVLAPAEPWHGRFEPQPIHLRFYLLHQVEEFARHAGHADIIREQLDGVAVPALVLTVEGAPANPFFTPYEPAPGTIGA